Proteins encoded by one window of Seriola aureovittata isolate HTS-2021-v1 ecotype China chromosome 4, ASM2101889v1, whole genome shotgun sequence:
- the klc3 gene encoding kinesin light chain 3 isoform X1, which translates to MMTTSTTAGKYITTSNATRVVVVAIASITTASFTSTAIKSHFQKFMCHCFCCSQVSCCERRNLRVGAMLSAEEILCSTQQVIAGLEALRGENRGLLESLQEAMESRPAPESSNSVEQEKSSIICQSLERIELGLSEAQVMMALSAHLGSLEAEKQKLRAQVRRLCQENQWLRDELAGAQQRLQDREQEVVTLEEQNRHLQFMSSIRKYDQEEPQLDDKDTSSNKESLDDLFPTEDEEQSQMSQPHHSSAAAAAQQGGYEIPARLRTLHNLVIQYASQGRYEVAVPLCKQALEDLEKSSGHTHPDVATMLNILALVYRDQNKYKEAANLLNDALAIREKTLGIDHPAVAATLNNLAVLYGKRGKYKEAEPLCKRALEIREKVLGTDHPDVAKQLNNLALLCQNQGKYQEVEQYYERALHIYQSKLGPDDANVAKTKNNLASCYLKQGKYRQAEALYKEILTRAHEKEFGSVEGEGRPSWSGAEDGGPRQDGLSNLKRSGSFTKLRESIRRSSEKLVRKLRGVGMEETTPRNAGMKRANSLNVLNVGARDSQDGAQSSRLADIRGLSCSTQSLTRRGSLGGTS; encoded by the exons ATGATGactacttctactactgctGGTAAATATATTACTACTTCTAATGCCACGAGGGTAGTGGTAGTGGCCATTGCCTCTATCACTACTGCTTCTTTTACAAGTACTGCTATAAAGAGTCATTTTCAGAAATTCATGTGTCACTGTTTTTGCTGTTCCCAGGTCAGTTGTTGTGAGAGGAGGAACCTCAGAGTTGGAGCCATGTTGTCGGCGGAGGAGATTCTGTGCAGCACGCAGCAGGTGATCGCAGGGCTGGAGGCGCTGAGAGGAGAGAACCGCGGTTTGCTGGAGAGCCTGCAGGAGGCGATGGAGAGCCGGCCGGCGCCAGAGAGCAGCAACAGCGTGGAGCAGGAGAAAAGCAGCATCATCTGCCAATCACTGGAGAGGATAGAGCTGGGGCTGAGCGAGGCACAG GTGATGATGGCGTTGTCGGCTCACCTGGGATCACTGGAGGCGGAGAAACAGAAGCTGCGAGCTCAG GTGCGTCGTCTTTGTCAGGAGAACCAGTGGTTGAGGGACGAGCTGGCTGGTGCTCAGCAGCGGCTGCAGGACAGGGAGCAGGAGGTGGTCACCCTGGAGGAGCAGAACAGACACCTGCAGTTCATGTCCTCCATACGTAAATACGACCAGGAGGAGCCGCAGCTG GATGACAAAGACACGTCCTCCAACAAAGAGTCTCTGGATGATCTCTTTCCTACTGAGGATGAGGAACAGTCACAGA TGTCCCAGCCTCAccacagcagtgcagcagctgcagcccagCAGGGCGGCTACGAGATTCCCGCCCGCCTTCGAACGCTCCACAACCTTGTCATCCAGTACGCATCCCAGGGACGATACGAAGTCGCCGTACCGCTCTGCAAACAG GCTTTGGAAGACCTGGAGAAGTCTTCAGGCCACACCCACCCAGACGTAGCCACCATGCTGAATATACTGGCACTTGTGTACAG AGACcagaacaaatacaaagaaGCAGCCAACCTGTTGAATGATGCGTTGGCGATCAGGGAGAAAACTCTTGGGATCGATCATCCAGCT gtagcAGCAACGCTCAATAACCTTGCAGTGCTTTatgggaaaagaggaaaatacaagGAAGCAGAGCCACTGTGTAAAAGAGCTTTGGAGATcagagagaag GTTCTGGGTACAGACCACCCAGATGTGGCCAAGCAGCTCAACAACCTGGCTCTGCTATGTCAGAACCAGGGGAAGTACCAGGAGGTGGAGCAGTACTACGAACGCGCCCTGCACATCTACCAGAGCAAACTGGGACCAGACGACGCGAACGTGGCCAAGACCAAGAACAACCTG GCATCATGTTACCTTAAACAGGGGAAATACAGACAAGCTGAGGCTCTGTACAAAGAGATCCTGACCAGAGCACATGAAAAGGAGTTTGGATCTGTAGAAG GAGAAGGTCGTCCCAGCTGGTCCGGGGCCGAGGACGGCGGCCCCAGACAGGATGGACTCAGTAACCTGAAGCGCAGCGGCTCCTTCACCAAACTCAGAGAGTCAATTCGCCGGAGCAGCGAGAAACTGGTCCGCAAGCTGAGAGGGGTCGGAATGGAGGAAACAACCCCAAGGAATGCTGG GATGAAGAGGGCAAACTCTCTGAATGTGTTAAATGTTGGAGCCAGAGACAGTCAAGATGGAGCCCAG TCGAGCCGTTTGGCAGATATTCGAGGCCTGAGCTGCAGCACACAGAGCCTGACAAGACGAGGTTCACTTGGTGGGAccagctaa
- the ercc2 gene encoding general transcription and DNA repair factor IIH helicase subunit XPD — translation MKLNIEGLLVYFPYDYIYPEQYSYMLELKRTLDAKGHGVLEMPSGTGKTISLLSLIVAYQRAFPLEVTKLIYCSRTVPEIEKVVEELRKLMEFYSKETGETNNFLALALSSRKNLCIHPEVSSLRFGKEVDGKCHSLTASYIRAQRHSNPNLPVCRFYEEFDAVGRQVPLPAGIYNLDDLKDFGRRKGWCPYYLARYSILHANIVVYSYHYLLDPKIADLVSKELAKKSVVVFDEAHNIDNVCIDSMSVNITRRTLDRCQNNVDTLQNNIHKIKETDAAKLKEEYRRLVEGLKEANVARETDVYLSNPVLPDEILREAVPGTIRTAEHFVGFLRRFLEYLKSRLRVQHVVQESAPQFLKDIFDKVCIDRKPLRFCAERLQSLLRTLEIADIADFSAVTLISNFATLVSTYSQGFTIIIEPFEDRTPTIANPVLHFSCMDPSIAIKPVFQRFQSVIITSGTLSPLDIYPRILDFRPVTMASFTMTLSRTCLCPLIVGRGNDQVALSSKFETREDFAVIRNYGNLLMEMSAIVPDGIVAFFTSYVYMENIVASWYEQGILENIQRNKLIFIETPDAAETSMALEKYQEACENGRGAILLSVARGKVSEGIDFVHHFGRAVIMFGVPYVYTQSRILKARLEYLRDQFQIRENDFLTFDAMRHAAQCVGRAIRGKTDYGLMIFADKRYARADKRGKLPRWIQEHINDGSLNLTVDEAVHLSKHFLRQMAQPFRQEDQLGLSLLTLEQLQSEEMLQKITRIAQQT, via the exons GGTCATGGAGTCCTGGAGATGCCCTCAGGAACAGGGAAGACCAtctctctgttgtctctcaTTGTTGCCTACCAAAGG gccTTTCCTTTGGAGGTGACAAAGTTAATATACTGCTCCAGAACAGTTCCAGAGATCGAGAAG GttgtggaggagctgaggaaacTGATGGAGTTTTATTCCAAAGAAACTGGAGAAACCAACAACTTCTTGGCTCTGGCTCTTTCCTCCAGGAAAAACCTCTGCATCCACCCTGAG GTGAGCTCCCTTCGCTTTGGAAAGGAGGTTGATGGGAAGTGCCACAGTCTGACAGCGTCCTACATTCGTGCACAACGCCACAGCAACCCCAACCTGCCCGTCTGTCGTTTCTACGAG GAGTTTGATGCAGTCGGTCGACAGGTGCCTCTTCCTGCTGGCATCTATAACCTTGATGACCTAAAGGACTTTGGCAGGAGGAAAGGCTGGTGTCCTTACTATCTGGCACGCTACTCT ATCCTCCATGCCAACATCGTGGTGTACAGCTACCACTACCTGCTTGACCCCAAGATAGCTGACCTGGTGTCCAAAGAGCTGGCCAAGAAATCTGTAGTGGTGTTTGATGAGGCTCATAATATAG ACAACGTATGTATCGACTCCATGAGTGTGAACATCACCAGGCGAACGCTGGACCGCTGCCAGAACAATGTGGACACACTCCAGAACAACATACACAA GATAAAAGAGACGGATGCCGCTAAGCTGAAGGAGGAGTACAGGCGACTTGTTGAGGGGCTGAAGGAAGCCAACGTTGCCAGGGAAACAGACGTCTACCTCTCAAATCCAGTGTTACCAGATGAAATTCTTCGAG aggcTGTTCCTGGTACTATTCGCACAGCCGAGCACTTTGTTGGTTTCTTGAGGCGTTTCCTGGAGTATTTGAAGTCTCGTCTGAGGGTCCAACATGTCGTACAGGAGAGCGCGCCACAGTTCCTCAAAGACATCTTCGACAAAGTCTGCATCGACCGCAAGCCTCTCAG GTTTTGTGCAGAGCGGTTGCAGTCATTACTACGAACTCTGGAGATTGCCGACATCGCCGACTTCTCAGCTGTTACTCTCATCTCCAACTTCGCCACCCTGGTCAGCACGTACAGCCAAG gTTTCACCATAATCATTGAGCCCTTTGAAGACAGAACACCAACCATCGCCAACCCCGTGCTGCACTTCAG TTGCATGGACCCGTCTATCGCCATCAAACCTGTTTTTCAAAGATTTCAGTCGGTCATCATCACCTCAGGG ACTCTCTCTCCATTGGACATCTATCCCCGAATCCTGGACTTCCGCCCTGTTACCATGGCATCCTTCACCATGACGCTGTCACGTACCTGCCTCTGTCCTTTG ATTGTTGGGAGGGGAAACGACCAGGTGGCCCTGAGCTCAAAGTTTGAGACCAGAGAGGACTTTG CTGTGATTCGTAACTATGGCAACCTACTTATGGAGATGTCTGCCATTGTTCCTGATGGCATTGTGGCATTTTTCACCAGCTATGTCTACATGGAGAACATAGTGGCGTCTTGGTATGAACAG GGTATCCTGGAGAATAtccagagaaacaagctgatcTTCATTGAGACTCCAGATGCTGCAGAGACGAGCATGGCCCTGGAGAAGTACCAGGAG GCGTGTGAGAACGGCAGAGGAGCCATCCTCCTGTCTGTGGCCAGAGGAAAGGTGTCTGAAGGAATAGATTTCG TGCATCATTTTGGCCGGGCAGTCATCATGTTTGGAGTCCCTTATGTTTACACACAGAGCCGCATCCTGAAG GCTCGTCTGGAGTACCTTCGGGATCAGTTTCAGATCAGAGAGAACGACTTCCTAACGTTTGATGCCATGCGTCACGCAGCTCAGTGTGTGGGCCGAGCCATCAGAGGCAAGACTGACTACGGACTCATGATTTTTGCTGACAAG CGTTACGCCCGAGCAGACAAACGCGGGAAGCTTCCTCGCTGGATTCAGGAGCACATTAACGACGGCAGTCTGAACCTCACCGTGGACGAGGCGGTCCACCTCTCCAAGCACTTCCTGCGGCAGATGGCTCAGCCTTTCAGACAG GAGGACCAGCTGGGTCTGTCTCTGTTGACTCTCGAGCAGCTGCAGTCGGAGGAGATGCTGCAGAAAATCACTCGGATAGCTCAGCAGACTTGA
- the klc3 gene encoding kinesin light chain 3 isoform X2, giving the protein MLSAEEILCSTQQVIAGLEALRGENRGLLESLQEAMESRPAPESSNSVEQEKSSIICQSLERIELGLSEAQVMMALSAHLGSLEAEKQKLRAQVRRLCQENQWLRDELAGAQQRLQDREQEVVTLEEQNRHLQFMSSIRKYDQEEPQLDDKDTSSNKESLDDLFPTEDEEQSQMSQPHHSSAAAAAQQGGYEIPARLRTLHNLVIQYASQGRYEVAVPLCKQALEDLEKSSGHTHPDVATMLNILALVYRDQNKYKEAANLLNDALAIREKTLGIDHPAVAATLNNLAVLYGKRGKYKEAEPLCKRALEIREKVLGTDHPDVAKQLNNLALLCQNQGKYQEVEQYYERALHIYQSKLGPDDANVAKTKNNLASCYLKQGKYRQAEALYKEILTRAHEKEFGSVEGEGRPSWSGAEDGGPRQDGLSNLKRSGSFTKLRESIRRSSEKLVRKLRGVGMEETTPRNAGMKRANSLNVLNVGARDSQDGAQSSRLADIRGLSCSTQSLTRRGSLGGTS; this is encoded by the exons ATGTTGTCGGCGGAGGAGATTCTGTGCAGCACGCAGCAGGTGATCGCAGGGCTGGAGGCGCTGAGAGGAGAGAACCGCGGTTTGCTGGAGAGCCTGCAGGAGGCGATGGAGAGCCGGCCGGCGCCAGAGAGCAGCAACAGCGTGGAGCAGGAGAAAAGCAGCATCATCTGCCAATCACTGGAGAGGATAGAGCTGGGGCTGAGCGAGGCACAG GTGATGATGGCGTTGTCGGCTCACCTGGGATCACTGGAGGCGGAGAAACAGAAGCTGCGAGCTCAG GTGCGTCGTCTTTGTCAGGAGAACCAGTGGTTGAGGGACGAGCTGGCTGGTGCTCAGCAGCGGCTGCAGGACAGGGAGCAGGAGGTGGTCACCCTGGAGGAGCAGAACAGACACCTGCAGTTCATGTCCTCCATACGTAAATACGACCAGGAGGAGCCGCAGCTG GATGACAAAGACACGTCCTCCAACAAAGAGTCTCTGGATGATCTCTTTCCTACTGAGGATGAGGAACAGTCACAGA TGTCCCAGCCTCAccacagcagtgcagcagctgcagcccagCAGGGCGGCTACGAGATTCCCGCCCGCCTTCGAACGCTCCACAACCTTGTCATCCAGTACGCATCCCAGGGACGATACGAAGTCGCCGTACCGCTCTGCAAACAG GCTTTGGAAGACCTGGAGAAGTCTTCAGGCCACACCCACCCAGACGTAGCCACCATGCTGAATATACTGGCACTTGTGTACAG AGACcagaacaaatacaaagaaGCAGCCAACCTGTTGAATGATGCGTTGGCGATCAGGGAGAAAACTCTTGGGATCGATCATCCAGCT gtagcAGCAACGCTCAATAACCTTGCAGTGCTTTatgggaaaagaggaaaatacaagGAAGCAGAGCCACTGTGTAAAAGAGCTTTGGAGATcagagagaag GTTCTGGGTACAGACCACCCAGATGTGGCCAAGCAGCTCAACAACCTGGCTCTGCTATGTCAGAACCAGGGGAAGTACCAGGAGGTGGAGCAGTACTACGAACGCGCCCTGCACATCTACCAGAGCAAACTGGGACCAGACGACGCGAACGTGGCCAAGACCAAGAACAACCTG GCATCATGTTACCTTAAACAGGGGAAATACAGACAAGCTGAGGCTCTGTACAAAGAGATCCTGACCAGAGCACATGAAAAGGAGTTTGGATCTGTAGAAG GAGAAGGTCGTCCCAGCTGGTCCGGGGCCGAGGACGGCGGCCCCAGACAGGATGGACTCAGTAACCTGAAGCGCAGCGGCTCCTTCACCAAACTCAGAGAGTCAATTCGCCGGAGCAGCGAGAAACTGGTCCGCAAGCTGAGAGGGGTCGGAATGGAGGAAACAACCCCAAGGAATGCTGG GATGAAGAGGGCAAACTCTCTGAATGTGTTAAATGTTGGAGCCAGAGACAGTCAAGATGGAGCCCAG TCGAGCCGTTTGGCAGATATTCGAGGCCTGAGCTGCAGCACACAGAGCCTGACAAGACGAGGTTCACTTGGTGGGAccagctaa